One genomic region from Pararge aegeria chromosome 14, ilParAegt1.1, whole genome shotgun sequence encodes:
- the LOC120629408 gene encoding cryptochrome-1 isoform X2 gives MLGGSVLWFRHGLRLHDNPSLTNALEDRNIPFFPVFIFDGETAGTKVVGYNRMRYLLEALNDLDNQFKKYGGRLHMIKGKPDAVFRSLWEEFGIRKICFEQDCEPIWQARDECVRSLCRKIGVGCRENVSHTLWDPDTVIRANGGIPPLTYEMFLHTVGIIGNPPRPVDDVDLTGVNFVTLTDRFYKEFTVYDTVPKPEDLGIFLETEDIRMIRWVGGETAALSQMQNRLAVEYEAFCRGAYLPTHGNPDLLSRPISLSPALRFGCLSVRRFYWCLQDLFQQVHQGRVATTQFITGQLIWREYFYTMSVNNPQYAQMAGNPICLDIPWKQPENDELQRSVCAGNWMWVSSSAFEALLDSSECVCPVRLGRRLEPSGQYVRRYVPELGNMPVEYIYEPWSAPLEVQQNANCIIGRDYPAPVVDHRACAHRNRNAMQELRRTLEKAPPHCCPSSDDEIRQFMWLGDENPEEVDTTS, from the exons gTACCAAGGTTGTGGGTTACAACCGCATGCGCTACTTGTTGGAGGCCCTGAACGATCTGGATAACCAGTTCAAGAAGTACGGTGGTCGGCTGCACATGATTAAAGGAAAACCTGACGCCGTGTTCCGAAGTCTCTGGGAGGAGTTCG GAATTCGTAAAATATGCTTCGAGCAAGACTGCGAGCCGATATGGCAAGCCCGTGACGAGTGCGTGAGGAGCCTCTGCCGTAAGATAGGGGTAGGGTGCCGCGAGAACGTCTCCCACACCCTGTGGGATCCCGACACCGTCATCCGTGCGAACGGGGGCATTCCACCCCTCACTTATGAGATGTTCCTG CACACCGTGGGCATCATCGGGAACCCTCCCCGGCCTGTGGATGACGTGGACTTGACGGGAGTCAACTTCGTGACTCTTACCGATAGATTCTACAAGGAGTTCACTGTATATGATAcg GTCCCGAAACCTGAAGATCTGGGAATTTTCTTGGAAACTGAGGACATCCGCATGATACGCTGGGTAGGAGGTGAGACGGCCGCTTTGAGCCAGATGCAGAATCGCTTGGCTGTCGAGTATGAGGCATTTTGCAG aggcGCGTATTTACCAACACACGGCAACCCGGATCTGTTGAGCCGGCCGATATCACTGAGCCCTGCGCTTCGTTTCGGCTGTTTGTCCGTACGCCG GTTCTACTGGTGTCTTCAGGACTTGTTCCAGCAGGTCCATCAGGGACGCGTCGCCACCACCCAGTTCATTACTG GTCAGCTGATCTGGCGCGAGTATTTCTACACGATGAGCGTCAACAACCCTCAATACGCCCAGATGGCTGGCAACCCCATCTGCTTGGACATCCCGTGGAAGCAGCCCGAGAACGATGAGTTACAGAG GTCTGTCTGCGCTGGCAACTGGATGTGGGTGTCCTCCAGCGCTTTCGAAGCGCTTCTGGACTCCAGCGAGTGCGTCTGCCCGGTGCGGCTCGGACGTCGCCTGGAGCCGTCCGGCCAATACGTGCGCAGATATGTGCCTGAGTTGGGCAACATGCCGGTAGAGTACAT CTACGAGCCGTGGAGTGCTCCGCTGGAAGTACAGCAGAATGCCAACTGCATCATCGGCCGCGACTATCCAGCGCCTGTAGTCGACCACCGCGCCTGCGCTCACCGCAACCGCAACGCTATGCAG GAGTTGCGTCGTACTCTCGAGAAGGCACCGCCGCATTGCTGCCCGTCGTCGGATGACGAAATCCGTCAGTTCATGTGGCTCGGGGACGAGAACCCCGAGGAGGTCGACACTACCTCCTAA
- the LOC120629408 gene encoding cryptochrome-1 isoform X1 has protein sequence MLGGSVLWFRHGLRLHDNPSLTNALEDRNIPFFPVFIFDGETAGTKVVGYNRMRYLLEALNDLDNQFKKYGGRLHMIKGKPDAVFRSLWEEFGIRKICFEQDCEPIWQARDECVRSLCRKIGVGCRENVSHTLWDPDTVIRANGGIPPLTYEMFLHTVGIIGNPPRPVDDVDLTGVNFVTLTDRFYKEFTVYDTVPKPEDLGIFLETEDIRMIRWVGGETAALSQMQNRLAVEYEAFCRGAYLPTHGNPDLLSRPISLSPALRFGCLSVRRFYWCLQDLFQQVHQGRVATTQFITGQLIWREYFYTMSVNNPQYAQMAGNPICLDIPWKQPENDELQRWKEGRTGFPFVDAAMRQLRTEGWLHHAVRNTVASFLTRGTLWLSWEHGLEHFLKYLLDADWSVCAGNWMWVSSSAFEALLDSSECVCPVRLGRRLEPSGQYVRRYVPELGNMPVEYIYEPWSAPLEVQQNANCIIGRDYPAPVVDHRACAHRNRNAMQELRRTLEKAPPHCCPSSDDEIRQFMWLGDENPEEVDTTS, from the exons gTACCAAGGTTGTGGGTTACAACCGCATGCGCTACTTGTTGGAGGCCCTGAACGATCTGGATAACCAGTTCAAGAAGTACGGTGGTCGGCTGCACATGATTAAAGGAAAACCTGACGCCGTGTTCCGAAGTCTCTGGGAGGAGTTCG GAATTCGTAAAATATGCTTCGAGCAAGACTGCGAGCCGATATGGCAAGCCCGTGACGAGTGCGTGAGGAGCCTCTGCCGTAAGATAGGGGTAGGGTGCCGCGAGAACGTCTCCCACACCCTGTGGGATCCCGACACCGTCATCCGTGCGAACGGGGGCATTCCACCCCTCACTTATGAGATGTTCCTG CACACCGTGGGCATCATCGGGAACCCTCCCCGGCCTGTGGATGACGTGGACTTGACGGGAGTCAACTTCGTGACTCTTACCGATAGATTCTACAAGGAGTTCACTGTATATGATAcg GTCCCGAAACCTGAAGATCTGGGAATTTTCTTGGAAACTGAGGACATCCGCATGATACGCTGGGTAGGAGGTGAGACGGCCGCTTTGAGCCAGATGCAGAATCGCTTGGCTGTCGAGTATGAGGCATTTTGCAG aggcGCGTATTTACCAACACACGGCAACCCGGATCTGTTGAGCCGGCCGATATCACTGAGCCCTGCGCTTCGTTTCGGCTGTTTGTCCGTACGCCG GTTCTACTGGTGTCTTCAGGACTTGTTCCAGCAGGTCCATCAGGGACGCGTCGCCACCACCCAGTTCATTACTG GTCAGCTGATCTGGCGCGAGTATTTCTACACGATGAGCGTCAACAACCCTCAATACGCCCAGATGGCTGGCAACCCCATCTGCTTGGACATCCCGTGGAAGCAGCCCGAGAACGATGAGTTACAGAG ATGGAAGGAAGGCCGTACGGGTTTCCCGTTTGTGGACGCGGCAATGCGTCAATTGCGCACTGAAGGCTGGTTGCATCACGCGGTGCGAAACACTGTCGCGTCTTTCCTCACGCGTGGGACTCTGTGGCTTTCCTGGGAGCATGGCCTAGAACACTTCCTCAAGTATCTTCTGGATGCTGATTG GTCTGTCTGCGCTGGCAACTGGATGTGGGTGTCCTCCAGCGCTTTCGAAGCGCTTCTGGACTCCAGCGAGTGCGTCTGCCCGGTGCGGCTCGGACGTCGCCTGGAGCCGTCCGGCCAATACGTGCGCAGATATGTGCCTGAGTTGGGCAACATGCCGGTAGAGTACAT CTACGAGCCGTGGAGTGCTCCGCTGGAAGTACAGCAGAATGCCAACTGCATCATCGGCCGCGACTATCCAGCGCCTGTAGTCGACCACCGCGCCTGCGCTCACCGCAACCGCAACGCTATGCAG GAGTTGCGTCGTACTCTCGAGAAGGCACCGCCGCATTGCTGCCCGTCGTCGGATGACGAAATCCGTCAGTTCATGTGGCTCGGGGACGAGAACCCCGAGGAGGTCGACACTACCTCCTAA
- the LOC120629277 gene encoding cytosolic Fe-S cluster assembly factor NUBP2 homolog — translation MLENVKRVILILSGKGGVGKSTVSTQLALTLKERGYKVGLLDIDLCGPSVPYILNLEDQNIHQGSEGWIPVYLDKEQKLGVMSIGFLLKSRNDAVVWRGPKKTSMIKQFLEDVYWQDLDFLVIDTPPGTSDEHITVMENLRSVPQCSAILVTTPQEVSIEDVRKEITFCNKTGIKIMGIIENMSGYECPTCSECTNIFSSGGGKSLAEISKLPFLGSIPIDPRVGALAGKGVAAVKELPESSTSRVFNDLVIRINETNSNGS, via the exons atgttagaaAATGTGAAACGTGTTATATTAATCCTGTCTGGTAAAGGCGGCGTAGGAAAATCAACAGTTAGCACTCAATTAGCGCTAACTCTTAAAGAAAGAGGTTATAag GTTGGTTTACTCGACATAGATCTATGCGGCCCAAGCGTtccttatattttaaatttggaagaCCAAAACATTCACCAAGGATCAGAGGGTTGGATTCCAGTATATTTGGATAAAGAACAAAAACTGGGCGTAATGTCTATAGGCTTTCTTTTGAAATCTCGAAATGATGCTGTGGTCTGGAGAGGGCCCAAGAAGACATCTATGATAAAACAGTTCTTGGAAGATGTTTATTGGCAGGATTTGGATTTTCTAGTAATAGACACACCTCCAG GAACATCCGATGAACATATAACAGTGATGGAGAACCTCCGCAGCGTGCCGCAATGTTCTGCCATACTTGTGACAACTCCACAAGAAGTGTCCATAGAGGATGTTAGGAAAGAGATAACTTTCTGCAATAAAACTGGCATAAAGATCATGGGCATCATTGAGAATATGAGCGG ctatGAATGTCCAACATGCAGCGAATgcacaaatatattttcaagcGGAGGCGGAAAATCCCTGGCAGAAATTTCCAAGTTGCCCTTCCTAGGGAGCATACCCATAGATCCTAGAGTGGGAGCTTTGGCGGGAAAAGGAGTCGCAGCCGTCAAAGAGTTGCCCGAATCGAGTACCAGTAGAGTATTTAATGATTTAGTTATAAGAATAAATGAAACCAATTCAAATGGCTCTTag